A genomic segment from Leopardus geoffroyi isolate Oge1 chromosome A2, O.geoffroyi_Oge1_pat1.0, whole genome shotgun sequence encodes:
- the LOC123604928 gene encoding olfactory receptor 2Z1-like produces the protein MVESNQSVTSDFTLMGLLSHSGPHLVLFSLVAVIFTMGLLGNAILLFLIHTESRLHTPMYFLLSQLSLLDVGFLLVTIPKMAANFLQGEGSISFGGCSAQMFFLMLMGVSEGVLLSLMSYDRYVAVCHPLHYPVLMRRQVCLLMVGTSWLSGVLVASIQTSITLHFPYCASHTVNHFFCELPALLKLSCADTSAYELSLSISGVLILLLPLSLITTSYSHVLRAVLCMHSAETRHKAFTTCSSHITVVGLFYGAAMFMYMVPGTYHSPQQDNVVSLFYSLVTPTLNPLIYSLRNREVRMALVKVLGRTGFMSKS, from the coding sequence ATGGTGGAATCAAATCAGTCAGTGACCTCAGACTTCACTCTCATGGGGCTCTTGAGCCACTCGGGGCCACATCTGGTCCTATTCTCCCTTGTGGCTGTCATATTCACTATGGGCCTTCTGGGAAATGCCATCCTGCTCTTCCTGATCCACACAGAGTCCAGGCTccacacacccatgtacttcCTGCTCAGTCAACTCTCCTTATTGGATGTTGGCTTTCTACTGGTCACCATCCCCAAGATGGCAGCCAACTTCCTGCAGGGAGAGGGTTCCATCTCCTTTGGGGGTTGTTCAGCTCAGATGTTCTTCCTGATGCTGATGGGTGTCTCTGAGGGTGTCCTGCTATCCCTCATGTCTTATGATCGCTATGTTGCCGTGTGCCACCCCCTGCATTATCCTGTACTCATGAGACGTCAGGTCTGCCTGCTCATGGTGGGCACCTCCTGGTTGTCAGGTGTGCTCGTGGCCTCCATCCAGACCTCCATCACCCTGCACTTCCCCTACTGTGCCTCACACACTGTGAATCACTTCTTCTGTGAGCTACCGGCTCTGCTGAAGCTCTCTTGTGCAGACACCTCTGCTTATGAGTTGTCGCTGTCCATCTCAGGAGTGCTGATCTTGCTTCTGCCCCTGTCACTCATCACCACCTCCTACAGCCATGTGTTGAGGGCCGTTCTCTGCATGCACTCAGCAGAGACCCGACACAAGGCCTTCACCACCTGCTCCTCTCACATCACTGTTGTGGGGCTCTTTTATGGGGCAGCCATGTTCATGTACATGGTTCCAGGCACCTACCACAGCCCACAGCAGGACAATGTGGTCTCCCTCTTCTATAGCCTTGTCACCCCCACACTCAACCCCCTCATCTATAGCCTGAGAAACAGAGAGGTTCGAATGGCTTTGGTCAAGGTTCTTGGCAGAACTGGCTTTATGTCAAAGAGTTGA